The genomic stretch CCAAGCACCTTGCCCAGCTCGCCGCCTTGCTCGAAGACGCGCTCGGCGAATAAAGCAGGCGAATAGAACAGAACCGACAAGAACGGACAGGCACAATGGCTACCGAAATCCGCGTTCCCACTCTCGGCGAATCCGTCACCGAGGCGACCATCGGCAAATGGTTCAAGAAGGTCGGCGATGCCATTGCCGTCGACGAGCCGCTGGTCGAACTCGAAACCGACAAGGTGACGATAGAGGTTCCGGCCGCCGCCGCCGGCACGCTGGGCGAAATCGTCGCCAAGGAAGGCGAGACGGTCGGTGTCGGCGCGCTGCTGGGCTCGATTTCGGCTGGTGGCGCTGCTGCCCCAGTGACCAAGCCGCAGGCGGTGTCGCAGGCCTCCTCGCCGGATGCGGCGTCGACCAGCAAGCAGGCCGCGGCCGAGACCGCCAAGATCGCCGGCGATGCCGGCGCGGTCGAGCCGCGCAGCATGCCGCCGGCGCCGGCCGCGGCGAAACTGATCGCCGAGAACAATCTGTCGGTCGACCAGCTTTCCGGTTCGGGCAAGCGCGGCCAGGTGCTGAAGGGCGACGTGCTCGACGCCATCTCCAAGGGCGCGCCGTCGCAGCCGGCCGAGACGCCGAAGGCAGCGCCGGCACCGATTGCCGTTCGCGCGCCGTCCTCCGGCGACGATGCCTCGCGCGAAGAGCGCGTGCGCATGACCAAATTGCGCCAGACCATCGCGCGCCGGCTGAAGGAAGCGCAGTCGACCGCCGCCATGCTCACCACCTTCAACGAGGTCGACATGTCTGCGGTGATGGCGCTCAGGACCAAATACAAGGACGTGTTCGAGAAGAAGCACGGCGTGAAGCTCGGCTTCATGGGCTTCTTCACCAAGGCCGTCACCCACGCGCTGAAGGAAATCCCGGCGGTCAATGCGGAGATCGACGGCACCGACATCATCTACAAGAACTTCGCCCATGTCGGCGTCGCCGTCGGCACCGAGAAGGGGCTTGTCGTGCCTGTCGTGCGCGACGCCGACCAGATGTCGATCGCCGAGATCGAGAAGGAGATCGGCCGGCTGGGCATCGCCGCGCGCGACGGCAAGCTGTCGGTCGCCGACATGCAGGGCGGTACGTTCACGATCTCCAATGGCGGCGTCTACGGCTCCCTGATGTCGACGCCGATCCTCAACGCGCCGCAGTCCGGCATTCTGGGCATGCACAAGATCCAGGACCGGCCTGTGGTGGTCGGCGGCCAGATCGTGATCCGGCCGATGATGTATCTGGCGCTGAGCTACGACCACCGCATCGTAGACGGCAAGGAAGCCGTGACCTTCCTGGTGCGCGTCAAGGAGAGCCTTGAGGATCCGGAACGGCTGGTGCTTGATCTGTGAGCAAGGCTGACCCCCGATGAGCGGCTGGCTGGAGCGGTTCGGTTACAGCCTGGGCCGGCGAGCCGGTGGCGTCCTGCGGTCTATTGGCCTGGCCGCCGCCGTCGTTCCGTCGCTGGCGACGGCAGCCCAATGGGACCCTTCGCAGGCGAGCAGCAATCTTGGCATTTTCGCTTTGAGCGATGCTCAACTGGAAGAGCGGAAGATCACCGTCACTCCGATCGGCGAACTCGAATTGCCGACCGGTGAAATCATCGCGTGCGATCCTCTGATCAGCGATACCGAGATGCCGGCCTTGAGCCGTAGGGTCAAACCGGGGCGCTACCCGGTTTCGCTGCTGGAAGCCCAGGGCCGCGTCGCGATTTCGGTGCTGCGCTTCAAGCCCGGCACGCCGGTTCGCTGGGAACTGGCGACAGTGCCCGGCCAGGATGCGTCGACCTTGAAGGGCGACGAGATCTTCGGCTATCCCGTCGATGCCGGCCTTGGCTCGTTCATGGACAAAACGGCGATGGCGCTGATGTCGGGTGAGCAGGACAAGCTCAAGGCCGAGCAGAATTACTATGACGACGTGCTGGCGGCCGAATTCGCGCCCAACCAGGACAGGTTCGTCATGCATCATCCGGTTGCCGGCAACCCGCTCAACATCGCCATGTTCTGGAGCGGCTGGGGTGACGGATTCTATCCATCGTTCTGGGGGCTGGACGCGGCCGGCGAGCCGCTGCTGCTGATGACCGATTTTGGCGTTCTGGAAAACGCCGATGGCCGCGAGAGCCAGTAGGGCACCGCGATGCAAAGCGCAATGTCGCCCACCATCCGATGTCTCGCTGGATTGCTGGCGATCTTGTTTACCAACTCTGCCGCTTATGCCGCCTGCCCGATCGAACTCGCCGTCTATGGTGACGCGCAGAGTGGCAGCGAGATCGACTTTACGCCGACCGGGACCTCAGCTGTTGTCACCAACAGTTACCGCATGATCCTCGACAACAATGTGGTGCTGAACGGCATTGTGATGTGGAGCTCGGGTGAAGCGCGGCCGAACGGTTCCTTGATGTACAAATGCCCCGAGGGCGACGTCACCGGCGGCGAACTTGCCGCCTGCACGCTGTGGAACGGTGTGATCTATACGTCGGATGAAAAGGGCGCGATTGGGCTGTTGCCGGCCGAAGGTGTCGATGCGCCGAAGACACTGATCTTTCCCGATCTTGGGCCGTCATTGCGGCATTCGCTGGCCTATGGTGGCAGCGGATTCTCAAAAGTGCCGTCGGATGTGTTTACGCTGAAGGGATGCCAGGAATGAGCGAGACGCAAAAGGTGCTGTTGGTCACCGGCGGCAGTCGCGGCATTGGCGCCGCGGTCTGCCGGCAGGGGTCCAAGGCGGGCTATCGCGTGGCGGTCAACTATGCCTCCAACAAGGCTGCCGCCGACGCGCTGGTCGGCGAGATCAAGGCTGCCGGCGGCGATGCTTTCGCGGTCAAGGGCGATGTCGGCAGCGAGGCCGATATCCTCTCCATCTTCGAGGCCGTCGACCGCGCCTATGGCCGGCTCGACGCCTTCGTCAACAATGCCGGCATCGTTGACGTCAAGGCGCGCGTCGACGAAATGAGCGCGGCACGGCTGGAGCGCATGATGCGCATCAATGTCGTCGGTTCCATCCTGTGCGCCCGCGAAGCGGTCAAGCGCATGTCGACGCGACACGGCGGCAAGGGCGGATCGATCGTCAACATCTCATCGGCGGCCGCGGTGCTCGGCGCGCCGGACAATTATGTCGACTATGCCGCCTCCAAGGGCGCCATCGACACGTTCACCGTCGGGCTCGCCCGCGAGGTGGCGCTGGAAGGCATCCGCGTCAACGCGGTGCGGCCCGGCATCATCGACACCGACATCCATGCCTCCGGCGGGCAGCCGGACCGGGTGGCGCTGATCCAGGACTCGCTGCCGATGAAAAGAGCCGGCACATCAGATGAAGTCGCAAACGCGGTCCTCTATCTTTTATCCGACGCCGCGTCCTATACGACCGGCGCGATCCTGAATGTCAGCGGCGGCCGCTGAGACCCAATCAAGAAGGGAAGTATCATGGCTTATGACGTCGTTATCATCGGATCTGGACCCGGCGGCTATGTCTGCGCCATCAAGGCGGCACAGCTTGGGCTGAAGGTGGCGGTGGTCGAGAAGAACGCTACCTTCGGCGGCACCTGCCTCAACATCGGCTGCATCCCGTCGAAGGCGCTGCTCCATGCCTCGGAAATGTTCGCCGAGGCCGGCCATTCCTTCGACACGCTGGGTATCGAGATACCGGCGCCCAAGCACAATCTGAAGAAGATGATGGCGCACAAGGATGCGACGGTGGCGTCCAACGTCAACGGCGTCGCCTTCCTGTTCAAGAAGAACAAGATCGACTCCTTCCGCGGCACCGGCAAGGTGGTCGCGGCGGGCAAGGTCTCGGTCACCTCCGAGGACGGCAAGGTTGAGGAGATCGAGACGAAAAATATCGTCATCGCCACCGGTTCGGATGTCGCCGGCATTCCCGGGGTCAAGGTCGATATCGACGAGAATATCATCGTGTCGTCGACGGGCGCGCTGTCGCTGGACAAGGTTCCCGGCCATCTGGTGGTGGTCGGCGGCGGCGTCATCGGGCTCGAGCTCGGCTCGGTCTGGGCGCGGCTCGGCGCCAAGGTCACCGTCGTCGAGTTCCTCGACACGATCCTCGGCGGCATGGACGGCGAGGTCTCCAAGCAATTCCAGCGGCTGCTCTCCAAGCAAGGCTTCGAGTTCAAGCTCGGCGCCAAGGTCACCGGTGTCGCCAAGGCCAAGAAGGGTGCCACCGTCACCTTCGAGCCGGTGAAGGGTGGCGCCGCCGAGACCATCGCCGCCGATGTCGTGCTGATCGCCACCGGCCGCCGCGCCTATGCCGACAGTCTCGGGCTGAAAGAAGCCGGCGTCGAGGTCGATGAGCGCGGCCGGGTCAAGACCGACGGACACCTGCGCACCAACGTCCCCGGCATCTATGCCATCGGCGATGTCATCGCCGGGCCGATGCTGGCGCACAAGGCCGAGGACGAGGGCGTGGCGGTGGCCGAAACCATCGCCGGTCAGGCCGGCCATGTGAATTACGAGGTTATCCCGAGCGTCGTCTACACCAGCCCGGAAATCGCCTCGGTCGGCAAGACCGAGGAAGAGCTGAAGAAGGCCGGCATCGACTACAGGATCGGAAAATTCCCGTTCAGCGCCAATGGCCGCGCCCGCGCCATGCTGCACACGGACGGTTTCGTGAAGATCCTCGCCGACAAGGCCAGCGACCGCGTGCTCGGCGTGCACATTGTCGGCTTCGGCGCCGGCGAGATGATCCACGAGGCGGCCGTGCTGATGGAGTTCGGCGGCTCGTCGGAAGACCTCGCCCGCACCTGCCACGCGCATCCGACGATGTCGGAAGCGGTGAAGGAAGCGGCGCTGGCCACTTTCTTCAAGCCGATCCATATCTAAAGGCCTTTCATAAACTCTACTCCGGCGGCCATCTGGTGCGGGTTTCTGCGCTTCTCACAGCGCCGCGCGCCCTCTTGGACGCGCAAAGGACGCTGTGACACTTTTGACTGGCGCATGATCCTTTCCGAAAATCGGACCGATTTTCGGGGTCATGCGCTGCTCACGGACCTGAATGTCCGCTGCGCTCCGGTTCTCGCAAATCACACCAGCTGACTCACCGGAGCGAGTTTCTGGAAAGGCCTTTCAGGCGCTATCGCCTCAAAACAAAACGGCCCGCCTTTCAGCGGGCCGTTGGTATCTGGTGCCGGGCCGATCAGTTGGCCGGTGCAGGCGCCGGAGCGGGAGCAGGCGCTGGTGCCGGAGCAGGCGCGGGTGCTGGCGCAGGGGCCGGAGCTGGCGCAGGAGCCGGTGCTGGCTCGGGTGCCGGAGCGGGCGCAGGCGCCGGGGCCGGTGTGCTGGCCGCTGGCGGTTCGGCGGGTGCCGGATGCTCGCCGCTTCTGCCGAAAACATAATACGCGACAATCGCCAGGATAACGACGACCAGCGCAATCAGCCAGGGGCTGCCGCCCCCGCCGCTTGGCCTGGGAGTGTCGTTCGATGGATTCGCCATAAAAGTGTCCTCCGTGGATGAAAATGATCAATCAACAGCCATCAACGCGCAACCGTTGAATGGGTTTCACGCTAGGGAAGGAAAGCGCCGAAAACGCGGCGTTTGGGCCCCTCACCGCCATCCGACTCAATTGACGGCGGTGACAGTATAGCCGGCTTTGCGGAAATCCTCGACCAGTCCTCTCCGGGCCGGCGGCGTTTCGCCACGCAGCGAGCCAAACCAACCGATGCTATCGTTGGTTGCGAGGGATTTGCCGATATGACGCCCACTGCACAAACCTTTCCCGATCCCGAAAGCGTTCTTGCCGGCGCTCAGTTCGCCGACCGGTACGTGCTGACAACCGATGGTCTTGCATTGACCGCCATGGGCGCGGCCGAACGCGCCCTGGCGCGAACACCGCGATGGGTCGGCCGGCTTACGGCGCTGCGCAACCTTGCCGTCAGGCCATTTGGGCTGAAAGGCGGGGCTGACCCCGACGCGCCGCCGGAAAGCAAGGTCGGCATGTTTCCGCTCATCAGCCAGGCGCCCGGCAGGGTCGTCCTTGGGCTGAACGACCGGCACCTCGATTTCCGCCTCCTGGTGGAGGTGAACGACCTCGGCGCGGGCCGGCAGGAGGTGGCCGCATCGACAATCGTGAAGACGCACAATCTGTTTGGGCGGACCTATCTCGCCATCATCATGCCGTTTCACCGCATCATCGTTCCGGCGATGCTGGCTCAGGTCTTGATCAAATAGGGGTCAAAGCCCCACTGCCGTGACAGTATAGCCAGCTTTGCGGAAATCCTCGACCAGTCCCTCGGGGCCTGGAAGATGCAGCGCGCCCACCGCCATGAAGACATTGCCCCTGGCCAGGATCGGCCCGGCGTGATCGACCATCACCTTGTTGCGGCTGGTGATCATGGTTTCCTCGAAGGCGGCATAGCCCGAGGCGTCGTTCTGCTCTTCGGGCATGGCGGCGCGGAACAGCGGCCAGAACATGCCGGTGTCGCCGCGCTGGTAGAGCACGATCATGGTCTCGTTGATGTCGTTGACCTTGTCGCCGAGCTTCAGCGTGTCGACCAGGCCCTTCATGTGGAAGGCGAGCGGCAGCGAGGCCATGGCGCGCAGCTGGCTCTCGGCCGTTTCCAATCCTTCCACCGGCTTGCCGGCCGCCTTGGCGCTCTCGGCCAGCTTGACGTCTAGCACCGGCGCGCCGCCGGACTGGCGGGCAAGCTCGCACGCCGGAAGCGCCATCATCGCGGACAGCATCCACGGCTTCATCTTGGCGACGCTCGCCGGCGGAATGCCGCGCGCGTCGAGCGCTGCATTCATCGCCGCCGCTTCGTCCGGTTTCAGCAAGGACGACAGCGTCGTGGAGTCGGTGAACATCATCAGGTCCGGCTCCTTCAGCATCGCTGACATCATCTTCTGCTTGTCGAGCACGTCGGTGGTTTCGATGATGAGGGTGCCGGCGGCGTCAAAAGCCTTCTGTGCTTCCGGAGGCAGCGTGGTGACGCGCGAGTCGGTCATGTGCATGGTGCCGAACAAATAGGAGGGCTGTTCGCCTGGCTTCTCCAGCTTCCACAGCAGGCCCCTGCCATTCAGCGTGGCGGCGGCTTCCGCCTCGATCTTGCTGTAGGTGGCAGGGCTGCTCTTCTGCAGGGCCGACAGCATGTCGGCGCCGCTGCAGGTCGGGACTTCCGCATGCGCCCTGCCGGCCGCGAACAGCAGCACGGCGAGGAAGGACAGGAAAAACAGCACGTTGAGCGCGACAAGCAGCTTCAGAGAGACGGAAGCAGCGCGGTCGGCGATGGCAATTATGCGTTTCATGATCCCATTCCTAGGACCGAAAAGCGGCAAAACGGTTAATTGGCACCGCGAAATTGAAGGGGTTACGCCCTCGGATGGGCCGATTCGTAGATTTCGAGCAGCCTTGCGGTGTCGACGCCGGTGTAGATCTGCGTCGTCGACAGGCTGGCGTGGCCGAGCAGTTCCTGGATGGTGCGCAGATCGCCGCCACGGCCGAGCAGGTGCGTGGCGAAGGAGTGGCGCAGCGCGTGCGGCGTCGCGGTGTCGGGCAGGTTGAGCGCCGAGCGCAGTTTGGCCATGTCGCGCTGGATGATGGCCGGGTTGAGCGGGCCGCCGCGCGCGCCGCGAAACAGCAGGCCCTTGGGGTCGAGATGGTAGGGGCAGAGCCGGCGGTATTCGGCGATTGCCCTGAGCGCCACCGGCAGCACCGGCACCAGCCGCGTCTTGCCGCCCTTGCCGGTGACGCGCAGCACGGTGTCAGCCTCCGATACCAGATCGGCGCCGGCGAGGCCGAGCGCTTCGGAAATGCGCAGGCCCGAGCCGTAAAGCAGCGTCAGCACGGCGGCGTTGCGGGCGGCGATCCAGGGCTCTTCGGCCAGCTGGCCTTCCACCGAGACGACCTGCTTGGCGTCGCTCGCCGTCAGCGGTTTTGGCAGCGATTTGGGCTGGCGCGGCGCGCGCAACGCGGCGGCGCCAGCGGCATTGGCCAAGCCACGCCGTTCGAGAAAACGCAACAGCGAGCGGATGCCGGCCAGACCTCGGCCCAGCGTGCGGGCGCCGGCGCCGGCGTTGCGGCGGGCGGCGAGGAAGCCCCGCAGATCGGCCGGGCGCAGATTGGCGATGTCGGAAATGCCGGGCGAGCCACCGCAATGGCCGGTGAGGAAATGCAGGAACTGGCGCGTGTCGCGCTCATAGGCCTCGACCGTTTCCGGTGACAGTCGGCGTTCACGCGCCAGCATCTTCAGCCAGTTTTCGCGCGCCGCCTGCAGATCGGGTTTCGCCGGGATGAGGAATTCCTGCATGGCGGCATCTTCCTGTATCCGGGTTAGGAAGCGGTGAAGAGCCCGTCATTGAAATGACAGCCGCGCGGGGTTAGAGCAGGCCAAAGGATATTTCGCGATGAGCAAGCCGCAAAACCCCGTCCAGATGGCCGTGATCGGCGCCGCCCACGGCATCAAGGGCGAGCTCCGGGTGAAGACCTTCACCGGCGAACCGATGGCGCTGGCCGATTATGGGCCGCTCTATGCCAGGGATGGCCGCGCCTTCCAGATCACGGACATCAGGCCGGCCAACACTGTCGTGGTGGTGCGCTTCAAAGGCATCAGCGACCGCAATGCGGCAGAGGCGCTCGCCGGCACCGAACTGTTCGTCGACCGCTCGATGCTGCCGGATGATGGCGAGGAGGATGAATTCTACCATGCCGACCTGGTCGGGCTGGAGGTTCGCGACGACACCGGCACCGCGCTCGGCAAAGTGGTCGCGGTGCATAATTTCGGTGGCGGCGACATTCTCGACGTGACGCTTGCCGGCCGCAAGGGCGTACTGATCCCGTTCACCCAGGCCGCCGTGCCTGACGTGTCGATCGCCGAGGGCTTTGTCCGCGTCGATCCGGTGGCGGCCGGGCTGGTCGAGGACGAGGACGGCGATGCGCCGCGGGAGGAAGATTTCGATCCGAAGGGCAGGCCGCGCGGACCGCGCGACGCCGGGGGCAACCGGTGAGTTTTGCTGCCTCGGTGCTGACGCTCTACCCCGAGATGTTTCCGGGCGCGCTCGGCCTGTCGCTGGCGGGCCGCGCCTTGGAGGCGGGCACGTGGTCGCTTGCAACGATCCAGATCCGCGATTTCGCCACCGACAAGCACCGCACCGTCGACGACACGCCGGCCGGCGGCGGTGCCGGCATGGTGATGCGCGCTGACGTGCTGGCCAGGGCGATCGACCATGCCTCGCCGCCAGGCGATACCCGTCCGCGCCTTTTGATGAGCCCGCGCGGCAAACCGCTGACCCAGGCGCGCGTGCGCGAGCTTGCCGCCGGGCCGGGCGCCGTCATCCTGTGCGGCCGCTTCGAGGGCGTCGACCAGCGGCTGATCGAGGCACGAGGGTTGGAGGAAGTCTCGATCGGCGACTTCATCCTGTCGGGCGGCGAGCCGGCGGCGCTCGTACTGCTCGATGCCGTGGTGCGGCTGCTGCCCGGCGTCATGGGCAACGCCGTGTCCGGCGAGGAAGAAAGTTTCGAAAACGGCTTGCTCGAACATCCGCACTACACAAGGCCGCAGGAGTTCGAGGGCCGGGAGATTCCGCAAGTGCTGATCTCCGGCAACCACAAGAAGATCGCGGCATGGCGGCGGGAGCAGTCCGAGCGGCTGACCCGGGAGCGGCGACCGGATCTTCTCAGCGCTCACCCCTTGGCAAAATAATAAAACGCAAGAAACAGGCCGACGGCGACGACGAAGCCGCGCACGACGTTTTGCGGCACGCGCTTGGCGATCCAGACGCCGGCATAGCCGCCAAGCGCGCCGCCGGGGATCATGACGATCGCCTGCGGCCAGGCGACGACGCCGCCCGAGACGAAGACGGCGATGGCGACAGCGGCGATGACCACGGCCAGCATGTTCTTCAGCGCGTTCAGCCGGTGGTAGTCGCCGGCCTGAGTCAGGCCGAGCGTCGCCAGCATCATCACGCCCATGCCGGCGCCAAAGAAGCCGCCATAGATGGCGGTGACGAACTGCGCCAGCGAGCCGGCGAGGGAGCCGACCGCCGCCTCATGACCGGGTTTTGGCGCCGGCTTCAGCCACGGCCCGGCGGCAAACAGGGCGGTTGCAGCCAAAAGCAGCCACGGCACCATGACGCGGAAGGACGGGTTGGACAGCGCCAGCAGGATCAGCGCGCCGACCAGTGCGCCGACCGCCGATATGGCGCACAGCAGCAGGGCGCCGCGCCAGAAGTGGCGGATATCGGTCCAATAGGCGAGCGTCGAGGTGATGTAGCCCGGGAATTGCGTGACCGAGGAGGTGGCGTTGGCGACGATTGGCGGCACGCCGACCAGTGTCATGGCGCCGAAGGTGATGAAGGTGCCGCCGCCGGCGACCGCGTTGGCGGCGCCGGACAGGAAGCCCGCCAGGAACAGCAGGATGGCGTCGAAGACAGACATGGAATGCCGCCGCTCAAAAACTGTGCTATGTCAGGCTTAGAAAGCCGCGGAGAGCGGCGCAACCCGGCACGAAGCGATTACGATGATGCCATGCCGGCAAAAAAGACTCGCGCCCGGGCGTGACAAAGCGCTGAAATAGCTGTATGTGCCCGCCGAACCGGAAGAAGAATCTGCCGGACCCGTCAACAATGACGGTGTAGTCGCCCCTGTCCGATGTCATCTCGACAAAGGACATAGCCGAGCGGTCAATGGAACTGCAAGGCGAGTGTCGGACGCTCTGACTGTCGGAAGAACAAGAAGTGGATTACTAGAGATGGATCTCATCCGTCAGCTCGAGGCCGAGCAGGCCGCCAAGATCGAAGCCAAGCGCAAGCTCCCCGAATTCCAGCCCGGCGACACCGTGCGCGTCCAGGTCCGCGTGACCGAAGGCACCCGCACCCGCGTCCAGGCCTATGAGGGCGTCGTCATCGCCCGCGCCGGTTCCGGCTTCCAGGAAAATTTCACCGTCCGCAAGATCTCCTACGGCGAAGGCGTCGAGCGCGTGTTCCCGGTCTACTCGCCGATGGTCGAGGGCGTCGAGATCGTGCGCCGCGGCAAGGTGCGCCGCGCCAAGCTCTATTACCTGCGCGATCGTCGCGGCAAGTCGGCCCGTATTTCGGAAAACACCGGCGTGCGCGCCCGCAAGCTCAACGATGAGGAGCGCGACGCGCTGAACGCCGAGAAGGCCCGCATCGAGGCCGAGAAGGTCGCCGCCGCCCAGGCGCTGGCCGCCGAGACGGCCGCCAAGGAAGCCGCCGAGAAGAAGGCCGCCGCCGAGGCAGCCGCCGCCGCTGAGGCCACTCCGGCCGAATAAGGCTTTCGACGAACGAGTTTCTGAAAAGGCGGCTTTGGCCGCCTTTTTTCGTTTCACCAGACTGTGAACGTATTCAGCCCCGGAGACAGCATCCGGTCGTTGACTTTGCATTATCTTGTGTACTAAACAATCGTACACAAGATAATTGGAGATTTGAAATGGCACTTTACACAACCCAGGCTCACGTCACCGGCGGTCGCGCCGGCCATGGCGAGACCAGCGACGGCCTGCTCAAGGTCGACCTGGCGATGCCCAAGGAACTCGGCGGGCCGGGTGGCGCGACCAATCCCGAGCAGCTTTTCGCCATCGGCTACGCCGCCTGCTTCGAAAGCGCCATCCGCTTCGTCGCGCGCAAACAGAAGCTGCAGCTGACGGATGCCGGGGTAACCTCCACCGTCAGCCTGCTTCCCAATGGCGAAGGCTTCAGGCTCGGCGTCGCGCTCGCGGCGGAGACGAAAGGCCTTGATCAGGCGGCCGCCGAAGCGCTTGTATCGGAAGCACACAAGATCTGCCCCTATTCCA from Mesorhizobium sp. 113-3-3 encodes the following:
- the odhB gene encoding 2-oxoglutarate dehydrogenase complex dihydrolipoyllysine-residue succinyltransferase — its product is MATEIRVPTLGESVTEATIGKWFKKVGDAIAVDEPLVELETDKVTIEVPAAAAGTLGEIVAKEGETVGVGALLGSISAGGAAAPVTKPQAVSQASSPDAASTSKQAAAETAKIAGDAGAVEPRSMPPAPAAAKLIAENNLSVDQLSGSGKRGQVLKGDVLDAISKGAPSQPAETPKAAPAPIAVRAPSSGDDASREERVRMTKLRQTIARRLKEAQSTAAMLTTFNEVDMSAVMALRTKYKDVFEKKHGVKLGFMGFFTKAVTHALKEIPAVNAEIDGTDIIYKNFAHVGVAVGTEKGLVVPVVRDADQMSIAEIEKEIGRLGIAARDGKLSVADMQGGTFTISNGGVYGSLMSTPILNAPQSGILGMHKIQDRPVVVGGQIVIRPMMYLALSYDHRIVDGKEAVTFLVRVKESLEDPERLVLDL
- a CDS encoding DUF4241 domain-containing protein, with translation MSGWLERFGYSLGRRAGGVLRSIGLAAAVVPSLATAAQWDPSQASSNLGIFALSDAQLEERKITVTPIGELELPTGEIIACDPLISDTEMPALSRRVKPGRYPVSLLEAQGRVAISVLRFKPGTPVRWELATVPGQDASTLKGDEIFGYPVDAGLGSFMDKTAMALMSGEQDKLKAEQNYYDDVLAAEFAPNQDRFVMHHPVAGNPLNIAMFWSGWGDGFYPSFWGLDAAGEPLLLMTDFGVLENADGRESQ
- a CDS encoding SDR family oxidoreductase; this translates as MSETQKVLLVTGGSRGIGAAVCRQGSKAGYRVAVNYASNKAAADALVGEIKAAGGDAFAVKGDVGSEADILSIFEAVDRAYGRLDAFVNNAGIVDVKARVDEMSAARLERMMRINVVGSILCAREAVKRMSTRHGGKGGSIVNISSAAAVLGAPDNYVDYAASKGAIDTFTVGLAREVALEGIRVNAVRPGIIDTDIHASGGQPDRVALIQDSLPMKRAGTSDEVANAVLYLLSDAASYTTGAILNVSGGR
- the lpdA gene encoding dihydrolipoyl dehydrogenase, with product MAYDVVIIGSGPGGYVCAIKAAQLGLKVAVVEKNATFGGTCLNIGCIPSKALLHASEMFAEAGHSFDTLGIEIPAPKHNLKKMMAHKDATVASNVNGVAFLFKKNKIDSFRGTGKVVAAGKVSVTSEDGKVEEIETKNIVIATGSDVAGIPGVKVDIDENIIVSSTGALSLDKVPGHLVVVGGGVIGLELGSVWARLGAKVTVVEFLDTILGGMDGEVSKQFQRLLSKQGFEFKLGAKVTGVAKAKKGATVTFEPVKGGAAETIAADVVLIATGRRAYADSLGLKEAGVEVDERGRVKTDGHLRTNVPGIYAIGDVIAGPMLAHKAEDEGVAVAETIAGQAGHVNYEVIPSVVYTSPEIASVGKTEEELKKAGIDYRIGKFPFSANGRARAMLHTDGFVKILADKASDRVLGVHIVGFGAGEMIHEAAVLMEFGGSSEDLARTCHAHPTMSEAVKEAALATFFKPIHI
- a CDS encoding DUF2867 domain-containing protein gives rise to the protein MTPTAQTFPDPESVLAGAQFADRYVLTTDGLALTAMGAAERALARTPRWVGRLTALRNLAVRPFGLKGGADPDAPPESKVGMFPLISQAPGRVVLGLNDRHLDFRLLVEVNDLGAGRQEVAASTIVKTHNLFGRTYLAIIMPFHRIIVPAMLAQVLIK
- a CDS encoding TraB/GumN family protein: MKRIIAIADRAASVSLKLLVALNVLFFLSFLAVLLFAAGRAHAEVPTCSGADMLSALQKSSPATYSKIEAEAAATLNGRGLLWKLEKPGEQPSYLFGTMHMTDSRVTTLPPEAQKAFDAAGTLIIETTDVLDKQKMMSAMLKEPDLMMFTDSTTLSSLLKPDEAAAMNAALDARGIPPASVAKMKPWMLSAMMALPACELARQSGGAPVLDVKLAESAKAAGKPVEGLETAESQLRAMASLPLAFHMKGLVDTLKLGDKVNDINETMIVLYQRGDTGMFWPLFRAAMPEEQNDASGYAAFEETMITSRNKVMVDHAGPILARGNVFMAVGALHLPGPEGLVEDFRKAGYTVTAVGL
- a CDS encoding tyrosine recombinase XerC; its protein translation is MQEFLIPAKPDLQAARENWLKMLARERRLSPETVEAYERDTRQFLHFLTGHCGGSPGISDIANLRPADLRGFLAARRNAGAGARTLGRGLAGIRSLLRFLERRGLANAAGAAALRAPRQPKSLPKPLTASDAKQVVSVEGQLAEEPWIAARNAAVLTLLYGSGLRISEALGLAGADLVSEADTVLRVTGKGGKTRLVPVLPVALRAIAEYRRLCPYHLDPKGLLFRGARGGPLNPAIIQRDMAKLRSALNLPDTATPHALRHSFATHLLGRGGDLRTIQELLGHASLSTTQIYTGVDTARLLEIYESAHPRA
- the rimM gene encoding ribosome maturation factor RimM (Essential for efficient processing of 16S rRNA); its protein translation is MSKPQNPVQMAVIGAAHGIKGELRVKTFTGEPMALADYGPLYARDGRAFQITDIRPANTVVVVRFKGISDRNAAEALAGTELFVDRSMLPDDGEEDEFYHADLVGLEVRDDTGTALGKVVAVHNFGGGDILDVTLAGRKGVLIPFTQAAVPDVSIAEGFVRVDPVAAGLVEDEDGDAPREEDFDPKGRPRGPRDAGGNR
- the trmD gene encoding tRNA (guanosine(37)-N1)-methyltransferase TrmD codes for the protein MSFAASVLTLYPEMFPGALGLSLAGRALEAGTWSLATIQIRDFATDKHRTVDDTPAGGGAGMVMRADVLARAIDHASPPGDTRPRLLMSPRGKPLTQARVRELAAGPGAVILCGRFEGVDQRLIEARGLEEVSIGDFILSGGEPAALVLLDAVVRLLPGVMGNAVSGEEESFENGLLEHPHYTRPQEFEGREIPQVLISGNHKKIAAWRREQSERLTRERRPDLLSAHPLAK
- a CDS encoding sulfite exporter TauE/SafE family protein — encoded protein: MSVFDAILLFLAGFLSGAANAVAGGGTFITFGAMTLVGVPPIVANATSSVTQFPGYITSTLAYWTDIRHFWRGALLLCAISAVGALVGALILLALSNPSFRVMVPWLLLAATALFAAGPWLKPAPKPGHEAAVGSLAGSLAQFVTAIYGGFFGAGMGVMMLATLGLTQAGDYHRLNALKNMLAVVIAAVAIAVFVSGGVVAWPQAIVMIPGGALGGYAGVWIAKRVPQNVVRGFVVAVGLFLAFYYFAKG
- the rplS gene encoding 50S ribosomal protein L19, which produces MDLIRQLEAEQAAKIEAKRKLPEFQPGDTVRVQVRVTEGTRTRVQAYEGVVIARAGSGFQENFTVRKISYGEGVERVFPVYSPMVEGVEIVRRGKVRRAKLYYLRDRRGKSARISENTGVRARKLNDEERDALNAEKARIEAEKVAAAQALAAETAAKEAAEKKAAAEAAAAAEATPAE
- a CDS encoding organic hydroperoxide resistance protein — protein: MALYTTQAHVTGGRAGHGETSDGLLKVDLAMPKELGGPGGATNPEQLFAIGYAACFESAIRFVARKQKLQLTDAGVTSTVSLLPNGEGFRLGVALAAETKGLDQAAAEALVSEAHKICPYSNAIRGNVDVALSVKAA